A genomic window from Cucumis melo cultivar AY chromosome 8, USDA_Cmelo_AY_1.0, whole genome shotgun sequence includes:
- the LOC103486012 gene encoding uncharacterized protein LOC103486012 isoform X1, with amino-acid sequence MAASSSFPIPLLLLLSILSFSLISHAVHDTAIKSINLEHPAEDVFPSSLPGAIDIKCDRVRISGISRLKLGSFASSFRVTAVPSVVIPERQHTKIQVCFHWNNTLGLCQCEDDEWKTFQKGSWSCTMSPYEVRYVDVKVIDATPLSGPVTIAIEEDFQEWRLLCLALGFMLLLLAPVVSSWVPFYYSSSMAIGIFLVVLIILFQGMKLLPTGRKSAFYLTVYGSVLGAGSYLVHHFAMLVNSILLSFGLKEEMHNPVAIFLLLGIVLSGAALGFWIVRKFVISEDGNVDIGVAQFVKWAMRIIGATSIFQSTPDAPLALGAFVCCSAACYLISSLKQRGSTNQSYSRSRSPWKRQNKQIVGKRIHPEFLSRSSPQDRTWRVSDRHSPVWPNSPVKGVISSSSGMQDRDYYSTFHKTRNRKKFSKKAWDDFTRDSTRQALTEWASSPEFTDWIMEHADRIQLLRSDGSDEAVGSESDSTNENVVGGSRFSFLNW; translated from the exons ATGGCCGCTTCATCCTCCTTTCCCATTCCCCTTCTTCTCCTCCTTTCCATCCTCTCTTTTTCCCTCATTTCCCACGCCGTTCACGACACCGCCATCAAGA GTATTAACCTTGAGCACCCAGCTGAAGATGTCTTTCCATCTTCACTTCCTGGAGCCATTGATATAAAATGTGATCGTGTTCGGATTTCTGGTATTTCAAGATTAAAACTTGGAAGTTTTGCCAGTTCTTTTCGAGTCACTGCAGTTCCATCTGTTGTTATTCCTGAAAGACAACATACAAAAATTCAGGTTTGTTTTCACTG GAACAATACACTTGGATTGTGTCAGTGTGAAGACGATGAGTGGAAAACTTTTCAAAAGGGATCGTGGAGCTGCACCATGTCTCCTTATGAAGTCAGATATGTTGATGTTAAAGTTATTGATGCCACGCCTCTAAGTGGTCCTGTCACAATTGCCATTGAAGAAG ATTTTCAAGAGTGGCGTCTGTTGTGTCTAGCGTTGGGATTTATGTTGCTTCTGCTTGCTCCTGTAGTCAGCAGCTGGGTGCCTTTCTACTACAGCAGTTCGATGGCCATTGGAATTTTCCTTGTTGTTTTAATCATTCTTTTTCAG GGAATGAAGTTATTGCCAACTGGAAGAAAGAGTGCCTTTTATCTCACTGTGTATGGATCGGTG CTTGGAGCAGGATCCTATCTTGTTCACCACTTTGCAATGTTAGTAAATTCAATTCTTCTCAGTTTTGGACTGAAGGAAGAGATGCACAATCCT GTTGCGATTTTTCTACTTTTGGGGATTGTTCTTTCTGGAGCTGCCTTGGGTTTCTGGATTGTCCGGAAGTTTGTGATCTCCGAGGATGGGAATGTTGACATTGGTGTGGCCCAGTTTGTAAAATGGGCTATGCGTATTATTGGAGCCACGTCTATCTTTCAG AGTACCCCTGATGCCCCTTTAGCACTAGGTGCCTTTGTTTGTTGTTCGGCCGCCTGCTATCTTATCTCTTCTCTGAAGCAGCGTGGTAGCAC GAATCAATCATATTCTAGATCTCGTAGCCCTTGGAAACGGCAGAACAAACAAATTGTTGGGAAGCGGATTCATCCTGAATTCCTTAGCCGATCAAGCCCTCAAGACAGGACGTGGAGAGTTTCTGATAGGCACAGCCCAGTTTGGCCGAATTCGCCTGTTAAAG GGGTGATCTCATCGTCCTCCGGGATGCAAGATCGAGACTACTACTCAACCTTCCATAAGACCCGCAACCGAAAGAAGTTCTCAAAGAAAGCCTGGGATGATTTCACTAGAGATTCGACGCGACAGGCATTGACAGAGTGGGCATCATCCCCTGAATTCACAGATTGGATCATGGAGCATGCGGACAGGATTCAACTGCTGCGAAGTGATGGTTCAGATGAAGCTGTTGGAAGTGAATCTGATTCAACCAACGAGAATGTTGTTGGTGGCAGTAGGTTCAGCTTTTTAAACTG GTGA
- the LOC103486012 gene encoding uncharacterized protein LOC103486012 isoform X2 — MAASSSFPIPLLLLLSILSFSLISHAVHDTAIKSINLEHPAEDVFPSSLPGAIDIKCDRVRISGISRLKLGSFASSFRVTAVPSVVIPERQHTKIQVCFHWNNTLGLCQCEDDEWKTFQKGSWSCTMSPYEVRYVDVKVIDATPLSGPVTIAIEEDFQEWRLLCLALGFMLLLLAPVVSSWVPFYYSSSMAIGIFLVVLIILFQGMKLLPTGRKSAFYLTVYGSVLGAGSYLVHHFAMLVNSILLSFGLKEEMHNPVAIFLLLGIVLSGAALGFWIVRKFVISEDGNVDIGVAQFVKWAMRIIGATSIFQSTPDAPLALGAFVCCSAACYLISSLKQRGSTNQSYSRSRSPWKRQNKQIVGKRIHPEFLSRSSPQDRTWRVSDRHSPVWPNSPVKGVISSSSGMQDRDYYSTFHKTRNRKKFSKKAWDDFTRDSTRQALTEWASSPEFTDWIMEHADRIQLLRSDGSDEAVGSESDSTNENVVGGSRFSFLN; from the exons ATGGCCGCTTCATCCTCCTTTCCCATTCCCCTTCTTCTCCTCCTTTCCATCCTCTCTTTTTCCCTCATTTCCCACGCCGTTCACGACACCGCCATCAAGA GTATTAACCTTGAGCACCCAGCTGAAGATGTCTTTCCATCTTCACTTCCTGGAGCCATTGATATAAAATGTGATCGTGTTCGGATTTCTGGTATTTCAAGATTAAAACTTGGAAGTTTTGCCAGTTCTTTTCGAGTCACTGCAGTTCCATCTGTTGTTATTCCTGAAAGACAACATACAAAAATTCAGGTTTGTTTTCACTG GAACAATACACTTGGATTGTGTCAGTGTGAAGACGATGAGTGGAAAACTTTTCAAAAGGGATCGTGGAGCTGCACCATGTCTCCTTATGAAGTCAGATATGTTGATGTTAAAGTTATTGATGCCACGCCTCTAAGTGGTCCTGTCACAATTGCCATTGAAGAAG ATTTTCAAGAGTGGCGTCTGTTGTGTCTAGCGTTGGGATTTATGTTGCTTCTGCTTGCTCCTGTAGTCAGCAGCTGGGTGCCTTTCTACTACAGCAGTTCGATGGCCATTGGAATTTTCCTTGTTGTTTTAATCATTCTTTTTCAG GGAATGAAGTTATTGCCAACTGGAAGAAAGAGTGCCTTTTATCTCACTGTGTATGGATCGGTG CTTGGAGCAGGATCCTATCTTGTTCACCACTTTGCAATGTTAGTAAATTCAATTCTTCTCAGTTTTGGACTGAAGGAAGAGATGCACAATCCT GTTGCGATTTTTCTACTTTTGGGGATTGTTCTTTCTGGAGCTGCCTTGGGTTTCTGGATTGTCCGGAAGTTTGTGATCTCCGAGGATGGGAATGTTGACATTGGTGTGGCCCAGTTTGTAAAATGGGCTATGCGTATTATTGGAGCCACGTCTATCTTTCAG AGTACCCCTGATGCCCCTTTAGCACTAGGTGCCTTTGTTTGTTGTTCGGCCGCCTGCTATCTTATCTCTTCTCTGAAGCAGCGTGGTAGCAC GAATCAATCATATTCTAGATCTCGTAGCCCTTGGAAACGGCAGAACAAACAAATTGTTGGGAAGCGGATTCATCCTGAATTCCTTAGCCGATCAAGCCCTCAAGACAGGACGTGGAGAGTTTCTGATAGGCACAGCCCAGTTTGGCCGAATTCGCCTGTTAAAG GGGTGATCTCATCGTCCTCCGGGATGCAAGATCGAGACTACTACTCAACCTTCCATAAGACCCGCAACCGAAAGAAGTTCTCAAAGAAAGCCTGGGATGATTTCACTAGAGATTCGACGCGACAGGCATTGACAGAGTGGGCATCATCCCCTGAATTCACAGATTGGATCATGGAGCATGCGGACAGGATTCAACTGCTGCGAAGTGATGGTTCAGATGAAGCTGTTGGAAGTGAATCTGATTCAACCAACGAGAATGTTGTTGGTGGCAGTAGGTTCAGCTTTTTAAACTG A